One Denticeps clupeoides chromosome 3, fDenClu1.1, whole genome shotgun sequence DNA window includes the following coding sequences:
- the shroom3 gene encoding protein Shroom3 isoform X2 — protein MFVLWKHWSCRALSLWKRECCPGPCCAESSPQNDPANHNPSRDRGCSGGVKLRIRNRRSEPASRPHSWHSTKLGDGQQDPSMMQISQGSMGAPWHQNCHSSVSTTDLSTYEVNYLRKSPDQYSSRGSMESLDPAHLTYSSCHQLSASKSSNSIDHLHSKRDSAYSSFSTSSSIPEYLAAVPTFPKERSYSMEHVPQQKGAESMQQADIRYVRTVYDPQQGVSEEHEVMSGSLLRNSEGRMVSRSGESSSGSAYHHGNSSSGSSCSSGSSGGTSASHQHSVGPVWSHTPHRNSYECLKGAPAPPLRSDSFAAIRNHERPNSWSSLEQPRSLRSLHKGSWHHSSGPVASGKSSFGLEGQLHTVIEKSPESSPTTKPKQGFPQSSQPGRLMLPTGIYPVPQPEPHFAQIPTSCPISSSVYPALTKENTYPSQRDQFVERGLGSGDGVSVENGYQSNVLCHASSPPQGSTQYKSPGSQHAEKEVEEPQTKCSIYRTHLQGRPLVQTIRQERRDPYTPTQPRGDRHRYSQHNTELPDNSQHSRQEEPVRLTEPNLQQSHDQVPQGQFVHANRINSAPSQTLVQGMRQHSDSSPPHDAEHPLTRLENALAEVQRCASPESTISQGSFQSERSMSVLEKVSHFERRESTKVRSHSLGHGASYRPNHDPASAKSSFSGIEDLCSMLDRSTNSRVRAPSSCSSSQGQNMACQESTIELQQRRGSSDQTYIQRSILHDPALALHRSKSSYHLSEENRNDFLWRDELHESAGLHQDTSFNRAYRDSIKDAQPKVLRSTSFRRKDLSVSPPPVSVKHMSLERKGPKTSPKPTNMSPHTPKERHVVTPDMNERILPPELPSVPPVGPPVVRIGARKRLTVEQKKRSYSEPENMHEVGVSDPETTTLGQRKHPQQLLMPETSVADRRRMFEMVAIRNACPKPSSSRPELKQMQQDALADYMERKTGLRIDGRMHRPHSAYLQLASSSSTDSHSLSSTSSVTSLQETVPDNSSMMNRQSSTLPSNLHSYFYYNRNSERPHMEYHHSLYRQPSKTREPQRPTRAPSLSQTGNLEPYHGQALIQQKEGPLERAASARSSGKSASAEDLLDRREDKAVPQHFRARSSPAVETFHEDFLAREVCPLEVGSRDSLPSRLPTNRSVDNVKPERPASASAVRVEHYQLNQGPSQLNTPVTRREKSRHGDRPRSHSASGLAASVGLPCPFQPGTVTSQDWQSSDRLCQANLDAITFPTTPQTGTQQLEVSKGRAGTVRQSSTDTSTSEDTLKDFPIEGVCQQKAPKTPVAPPQDRSSSETVSPSPPELPPKLYRKSQKKAPPSPLHLSHNLPSLRISESNLQITPLPSISQDDDEVFLRELAPPPAPLSPTLPIRETDITEDFPLPPSPVTVLLPGEGANYQGTEAQPPSRTLQANSLDYTAVHRGTVSPEARSTPLFPSPDAHLQYQRLGSISTDKEPKELDLDNHLLSKRERSAAEQKVAALARDLVSRDKSLTLLLDSWVGKNAMDLMEEIFPAGGLSSRRQRRSSLQQEDRKADGLYSFQEAHPADVRHMETDVDEVDTDLRQKLGELLQALAGCMDGLRGEREQLGEEHKRLSVVGEAMEALVQERCKPNERDKYRMFIGDLDKIINLHLSLSGRLARVENALSTLESEPETEDSVEEKKSLQQKRKQLCSQQEDARELKENLDRRERVVLDILGGYLSSMQLRDYQHYVRVRPALLIRQRHLDDLIRQGEEQLLRLGETLSDETTPQLSPSLWNPLGSKSVPRPTTVTSL, from the exons ACGTAGTGAGCCTGCATCTCGTCCTCACTCGTGGCACTCCACCAAGCTTGGTGACGGCCAACAGGATCCCAGCATGATGCAAATATCCCAGGGCAGCATGGGAGCTCCCTGGCATCAGAACTGCCATTCCAG TGTCTCTACCACTGACCTCTCAACCTATGAAGTCAACTATCTGAGAAAAAGTCCAGACCAGTATAGCTCACGGGGCAGCATGGAGAGTCTAGACCCTGCTCATTTGACCTATAGCTCCTGCCATCAGCTCTCAGCATCCAAGTCCTCTAACAGCATTGATCACTTGCACAGCAAGCGTGACTCTGCATACAGTTCCTTTTCTACCAGTTCCAGCATCCCAGAGTACCTTGCAGCTGTCCCAACATTCCCCAAAGAGCGTTCATACTCCATGGAGCATGTGCCCCAGCAGAAGGGAGCAGAGAGCATGCAACAGGCTGACATACGCTACGTTCGTACGGTCTATGACCCACAACAGGGTGTTTCAGAGGAACATGAAGTAATGTCTGGTTCTCTACTGAGGAATAGTGAAGGGCGGATGGTATCCAGATCAGGCGAGAGCAGTTCAGGTAGTGCTTATCATCATGGCAACAGCAGTAGTGGTAGCAGTTGCAGTAGTGGTAGTAGTGGGGGAACATCCGCCTCTCATCAACACAGTGTGGGACCAGTATGGAGTCATACGCCGCACCGTAATTCGTATGAATGTTTGAAAGGGGCACCAGCACCTCCCTTGCGTAGTGATAGCTTTGCAGCTATCCGGAACCATGAGCGGCCCAACTCTTGGTCTAGCCTTGAGCAGCCTCGGTCACTGCGCTCTCTGCATAAGGGATCATGGCACCACTCCAGTGGACCTGTGGCTTCAGGCAAGTCCTCATTTGGACTTGAAGGGCAGTTGCACACAGTCATTGAGAAGAGCCCAGAAAGCAGCCCAACCACAAAGCCCAAACAGGGCTTCCCTCAGTCATCTCAGCCAGGGCGTCTAATGCTACCCACAGGTATCTATCCAGTTCCTCAGCCAGAGCCGCATTTTGCTCAGATCCCCACCAGTTGCCCGATCTCCAGTAGTGTCTACCCAGCATTGACAAAAGAGAACACGTACCCATCTCAGAGGGACCAGTTTGTAGAAAGGGGCTTGGGCAGTGGGGATGGTGTATCAGTGGAAAATGGATACCAAAGCAATGTCCTATGTCATGCTTCCAGCCCTCCTCAAGGCTCCACCCAGTACAAATCACCAGGTTCCCAGCATGCTGAGAAGGAGGTTGAGGAGCCCCAAACCAAATGCAGCATCTACAGGACTCATCTACAGGGCAGGCCCCTGGTCCAAACAATaagacaggagaggagagacccatacacacccacccagccTAGAGGAGACAGGCATCGGTACTCACAGCATAACACTGAGCTCCCAGACAACTCGCAGCACTCCAGGCAGGAAGAGCCAGTCAGATTGACAGAGCCTAACTTGCAACAATCCCATGATCAAGTGCCACAGGGACAGTTTGTACATGCAAACAGAATCAACTCAGCTCCATCTCAAACTCTTGTTCAAGGAATGAGGCAGCACAGTGATTCCAGCCCACCCCATGATGCAGAACATCCACTGACCCGTCTAGAGAATGCTCTGGCGGAGGTGCAAAGGTGTGCTAGTCCAGAAAGTACCATAAGTCAGGGCAGCTTTCAGAGTGAACGTAGCATGTCGGTTTTGGAAAAAGTCAGTCACTTTGAGAGGCGAGAGTCCACTAAAGTCCGCAGCCACAGTCTTGGCCACGGTGCATCCTATCGTCCAAACCATGACCCTGCCAGTGCCAAGAGCTCTTTTTCAGGCATTGAAGACCTTTGCAGTATGCTGGACCGAAGTACCAACTCTCGTGTGAGGGCTCCAAGCTCCTGCTCCAGCAGCCAAGGCCAGAATATGGCATGTCAAGAAAGCACTATTGAACTGCAGCAGAGAAGAGGTAGTAGTGACCAGACTTATATCCAGCGTAGCATCCTGCATGATCCAGCACTGGCCCTTCATCGTAGCAAAAGTTCATACCATCTGAGCGAGGAGAACAGAAATGATTTCCTTTGGAGGGATGAGCTACACGAAAGCGCAGGCCTTCACCAGGACACGTCTTTTAACCGTGCATACAGGGACAGCATCAAAGATGCACAGCCTAAGGTGCTCAGGTCCACATCTTTTCGTAGAAAGGACCTGAGTGTCAGCCCTCCTCCTGTCTCAGTCAAACACATGTCCCTTGAGAGGAAGGGGCCTAAGACAAGTCCAAAGCCCACTAACATGTCACCTCACACTCCAAAAGAACGGCATGTTGTTACTCCAGACATGAACGAGAGGATCCTTCCACCAGAACTCCCTAGTGTTCCACCAGTGGGACCTCCAGTCGTGCGTATTGGGGCACGTAAGCGCCTAACTGTGGAGCAAAAAAAGCGGTCATACTCTGAGCCCGAGAACATGCATGAAGTTGGGGTTTCTGACCCAGAAACCACAACCTTAGGCCAGAGGAAACATCCACAACAGCTCCTCATGCCTGAGACCAGTGTGGCAGACCGGCGGCGGATGTTTGAGATGGTGGCAATTCGGAATGCCTGCCCTAAACCATCCTCTTCCCGTCCCGAGCTGAAGCAAATGCAGCAAGATGCCCTGGCTGACTACATGGAGCGTAAAACGGGCTTGAGAATAGATGGCCGCATGCATCGGCCTCATAGTGCCTATTTGCAActtgcctcttcctcctccactgatTCACACAGTCTGTCTTCAACCTCCAGTGTGACCTCATTACAGGAGACTGTGCCTGATAATTCATCTATGATGAACCGTCAGTCTTCTACCCTACCTTCAAACCTGCATAGCTATTTCTACTACAACAGAAACTCTGAAAGGCCCCATATGGAGTACCACCATTCCCTCTACAGACAGCCTAGCAAGACCCGAGAACCTCAGAGACCAACCCGAGCCCCAAGTCTAAGCCAGACCGGCAATCTGGAGCCCTATCATGGGCAGGCGCTTATCCAGCAGAAAGAAGGGCCTTTAGAGAGAGCTGCTTCGGCCAGGAGTTCAGGGAAGTCGGCTTCTGCAGAGGACCTTTTGGATAGAAGAGAGGACAAGGCAGTGCCACAGCACTTCAGAGCCAGATCCTCACCTGCAGTAGAGACATTTCACGAG GACTTCCTGGCAAGAGAAGTTTGTCCATTGGAAGTGGGGTCAAGAGATTCTCTACCTTCTAGGTTACCTACAAACAG GTCAGTGGACAATGTGAAGCCTGAACGGCCAGCTTCGGCTTCGGCTGTGAGAGTGGAGCACTACCAGTTGAACCAGGGTCCCTCTCAGCTCAACACACCTGTAACACGCAGGGAGAAATCGCGGCATGGCGACCGTCCACGTTCACACAGTGCCTCCGGCTTGGCCGCCTCTGTGGGCCTCCCCTGTCCTTTTCAACCTGGCACGGTTACCAGCCAGGACTGGCAGTCCAGCGACAGGCTGTGCCAGGCTAACCTGGATGCCATCACCTTCCCAACCACACCCCAGACTGGCACACAGCAGTTAGAGGTGAGTAAGGGCAGGGCTGGGACTGTCAGACAGAGCTCCACGGATACCAGCACTTCAGAGGACACACTGAAGGACTTCCCCATCGAGGGGGTCTGTCAGCAGAAGGCACCAAAGACACCTGTTGCCCCCCCGCAGGACAGGTCATCCAGTGAGACCGTTTCTCCCTCCCCCCCTGAACTCCCTCCGAAATTGTATCGCAAGTCCCAAAAGAAAGCCCCGCCCTCCCCCCTGCACTTGTCCCACAACCTACCCTCACTACGGATCTCAGAGTCCAACCTCCAGATCACCCCTCTGCCCAGCATCTCCCAGGATGATGATGAAGTTTTTCTCCGGGAGCTAGCACCACCTCCTGCTCCTCTCTCACCAACCCTGCCCATCCGTGAGACTGACATCACTGAGGACTTCCCCCTACCGCCCTCACCGGTGACAGTACTACTTCCTGGTGAAGGAGCTAACTATCAAGGGACAGAGGCCCAGCCACCTTCTAGAACACTGCAGGCGAACAG CTTGGACTACACAGCAGTTCACAGGGGAACTGTGTCTCCAGAAGCCCGGTCAACCCCACTCTTCCCCAGCCCAGATGCCCATCTCCAGTACCAGAGGCTCGGCAGTATCAGCACAGACAAGGAACCGAAGGAGCTGGATCTGGACAACCACCTGCTGTCTAAGAGAGAGAGGTCTGCTGCGGAGCAGAAAGTAGCGGCCCTGGCCAGGGATCTGGTGTCCAGAGACAAATCCCTGACTCTCCTCCTGGACTCATGGGTTGGGAAGAATGCCATGGACCTGATGGAGGAGATATTTCCTGCGGGTGGGCTGTCATCAAGGAGGCAGAGGAGGAGCAGTCTCCAACAGGAAGACAG GAAAGCAGATGGACTTTACAGCTTTCAGGAGGCTCATCCAGCTGACGTCAGACACATGGAAACAGATGTGGATGAAGTGGACACTGACCTCAGGCAGAAACTG GGGGAGCTGCTTCAGGCGCTTGCTGGCTGTATGGACGGCCTGcgaggagagagggagcagTTGGGTGAGGAGCACAAGCGGCTCAGTGTTGTGGGAGAGGCCATGGAGGCTCTGGTACAGGAGCGCTGCAAACCCAACGAACGGGACAAGTACCGCATGTTCATTGGGGACTTGGACAAGATCATCAACCTGCACCTGTCACTCAGCGGCCGACTGGCCCGTGTGGAGAACGCCCTCTCGACACTGGAGAGTGAGCCGGAGACAGAGGACAGTGTGGAAGAGAAG AAATCTCTTCAGCAGAAGCGCAAGCAGCTGTGCAGCCAGCAGGAAGATGCACGGGAGCTAAAGGAGAACCTGGACCGCAGAGAGCGGGTGGTGCTGGACATCCTGGGAGGCTACCTGAGCTCCATGCAGCTACGGGACTACCAGCACTACGTACGCGTGCGCCCGGCCCTGCTCATCAGGCAGCGCCACCTCGACGACCTCATCCGTCAGGGGGAGGAGCAGCTGCTGAGGCTGGGGGAGACGCTGAGTGACGAGACCACGCCACAGCTTTCCCCTTCCCTTTGGAATCCTCTGGGTTCTAAGTCTGTGCCCCGCCCGACTACCGTGACCTCGCTCTGA
- the shroom3 gene encoding protein Shroom3 isoform X4 has product MEENEEQLEGERECCPGPCCAESSPQNDPANHNPSRDRGCSGGVKLRIRNRRSEPASRPHSWHSTKLGDGQQDPSMMQISQGSMGAPWHQNCHSSVSTTDLSTYEVNYLRKSPDQYSSRGSMESLDPAHLTYSSCHQLSASKSSNSIDHLHSKRDSAYSSFSTSSSIPEYLAAVPTFPKERSYSMEHVPQQKGAESMQQADIRYVRTVYDPQQGVSEEHEVMSGSLLRNSEGRMVSRSGESSSGSAYHHGNSSSGSSCSSGSSGGTSASHQHSVGPVWSHTPHRNSYECLKGAPAPPLRSDSFAAIRNHERPNSWSSLEQPRSLRSLHKGSWHHSSGPVASGKSSFGLEGQLHTVIEKSPESSPTTKPKQGFPQSSQPGRLMLPTGIYPVPQPEPHFAQIPTSCPISSSVYPALTKENTYPSQRDQFVERGLGSGDGVSVENGYQSNVLCHASSPPQGSTQYKSPGSQHAEKEVEEPQTKCSIYRTHLQGRPLVQTIRQERRDPYTPTQPRGDRHRYSQHNTELPDNSQHSRQEEPVRLTEPNLQQSHDQVPQGQFVHANRINSAPSQTLVQGMRQHSDSSPPHDAEHPLTRLENALAEVQRCASPESTISQGSFQSERSMSVLEKVSHFERRESTKVRSHSLGHGASYRPNHDPASAKSSFSGIEDLCSMLDRSTNSRVRAPSSCSSSQGQNMACQESTIELQQRRGSSDQTYIQRSILHDPALALHRSKSSYHLSEENRNDFLWRDELHESAGLHQDTSFNRAYRDSIKDAQPKVLRSTSFRRKDLSVSPPPVSVKHMSLERKGPKTSPKPTNMSPHTPKERHVVTPDMNERILPPELPSVPPVGPPVVRIGARKRLTVEQKKRSYSEPENMHEVGVSDPETTTLGQRKHPQQLLMPETSVADRRRMFEMVAIRNACPKPSSSRPELKQMQQDALADYMERKTGLRIDGRMHRPHSAYLQLASSSSTDSHSLSSTSSVTSLQETVPDNSSMMNRQSSTLPSNLHSYFYYNRNSERPHMEYHHSLYRQPSKTREPQRPTRAPSLSQTGNLEPYHGQALIQQKEGPLERAASARSSGKSASAEDLLDRREDKAVPQHFRARSSPAVETFHEDFLAREVCPLEVGSRDSLPSRLPTNRSVDNVKPERPASASAVRVEHYQLNQGPSQLNTPVTRREKSRHGDRPRSHSASGLAASVGLPCPFQPGTVTSQDWQSSDRLCQANLDAITFPTTPQTGTQQLEVSKGRAGTVRQSSTDTSTSEDTLKDFPIEGVCQQKAPKTPVAPPQDRSSSETVSPSPPELPPKLYRKSQKKAPPSPLHLSHNLPSLRISESNLQITPLPSISQDDDEVFLRELAPPPAPLSPTLPIRETDITEDFPLPPSPVTVLLPGEGANYQGTEAQPPSRTLQANSLDYTAVHRGTVSPEARSTPLFPSPDAHLQYQRLGSISTDKEPKELDLDNHLLSKRERSAAEQKVAALARDLVSRDKSLTLLLDSWVGKNAMDLMEEIFPAGGLSSRRQRRSSLQQEDRKADGLYSFQEAHPADVRHMETDVDEVDTDLRQKLGELLQALAGCMDGLRGEREQLGEEHKRLSVVGEAMEALVQERCKPNERDKYRMFIGDLDKIINLHLSLSGRLARVENALSTLESEPETEDSVEEKKSLQQKRKQLCSQQEDARELKENLDRRERVVLDILGGYLSSMQLRDYQHYVRVRPALLIRQRHLDDLIRQGEEQLLRLGETLSDETTPQLSPSLWNPLGSKSVPRPTTVTSL; this is encoded by the exons ACGTAGTGAGCCTGCATCTCGTCCTCACTCGTGGCACTCCACCAAGCTTGGTGACGGCCAACAGGATCCCAGCATGATGCAAATATCCCAGGGCAGCATGGGAGCTCCCTGGCATCAGAACTGCCATTCCAG TGTCTCTACCACTGACCTCTCAACCTATGAAGTCAACTATCTGAGAAAAAGTCCAGACCAGTATAGCTCACGGGGCAGCATGGAGAGTCTAGACCCTGCTCATTTGACCTATAGCTCCTGCCATCAGCTCTCAGCATCCAAGTCCTCTAACAGCATTGATCACTTGCACAGCAAGCGTGACTCTGCATACAGTTCCTTTTCTACCAGTTCCAGCATCCCAGAGTACCTTGCAGCTGTCCCAACATTCCCCAAAGAGCGTTCATACTCCATGGAGCATGTGCCCCAGCAGAAGGGAGCAGAGAGCATGCAACAGGCTGACATACGCTACGTTCGTACGGTCTATGACCCACAACAGGGTGTTTCAGAGGAACATGAAGTAATGTCTGGTTCTCTACTGAGGAATAGTGAAGGGCGGATGGTATCCAGATCAGGCGAGAGCAGTTCAGGTAGTGCTTATCATCATGGCAACAGCAGTAGTGGTAGCAGTTGCAGTAGTGGTAGTAGTGGGGGAACATCCGCCTCTCATCAACACAGTGTGGGACCAGTATGGAGTCATACGCCGCACCGTAATTCGTATGAATGTTTGAAAGGGGCACCAGCACCTCCCTTGCGTAGTGATAGCTTTGCAGCTATCCGGAACCATGAGCGGCCCAACTCTTGGTCTAGCCTTGAGCAGCCTCGGTCACTGCGCTCTCTGCATAAGGGATCATGGCACCACTCCAGTGGACCTGTGGCTTCAGGCAAGTCCTCATTTGGACTTGAAGGGCAGTTGCACACAGTCATTGAGAAGAGCCCAGAAAGCAGCCCAACCACAAAGCCCAAACAGGGCTTCCCTCAGTCATCTCAGCCAGGGCGTCTAATGCTACCCACAGGTATCTATCCAGTTCCTCAGCCAGAGCCGCATTTTGCTCAGATCCCCACCAGTTGCCCGATCTCCAGTAGTGTCTACCCAGCATTGACAAAAGAGAACACGTACCCATCTCAGAGGGACCAGTTTGTAGAAAGGGGCTTGGGCAGTGGGGATGGTGTATCAGTGGAAAATGGATACCAAAGCAATGTCCTATGTCATGCTTCCAGCCCTCCTCAAGGCTCCACCCAGTACAAATCACCAGGTTCCCAGCATGCTGAGAAGGAGGTTGAGGAGCCCCAAACCAAATGCAGCATCTACAGGACTCATCTACAGGGCAGGCCCCTGGTCCAAACAATaagacaggagaggagagacccatacacacccacccagccTAGAGGAGACAGGCATCGGTACTCACAGCATAACACTGAGCTCCCAGACAACTCGCAGCACTCCAGGCAGGAAGAGCCAGTCAGATTGACAGAGCCTAACTTGCAACAATCCCATGATCAAGTGCCACAGGGACAGTTTGTACATGCAAACAGAATCAACTCAGCTCCATCTCAAACTCTTGTTCAAGGAATGAGGCAGCACAGTGATTCCAGCCCACCCCATGATGCAGAACATCCACTGACCCGTCTAGAGAATGCTCTGGCGGAGGTGCAAAGGTGTGCTAGTCCAGAAAGTACCATAAGTCAGGGCAGCTTTCAGAGTGAACGTAGCATGTCGGTTTTGGAAAAAGTCAGTCACTTTGAGAGGCGAGAGTCCACTAAAGTCCGCAGCCACAGTCTTGGCCACGGTGCATCCTATCGTCCAAACCATGACCCTGCCAGTGCCAAGAGCTCTTTTTCAGGCATTGAAGACCTTTGCAGTATGCTGGACCGAAGTACCAACTCTCGTGTGAGGGCTCCAAGCTCCTGCTCCAGCAGCCAAGGCCAGAATATGGCATGTCAAGAAAGCACTATTGAACTGCAGCAGAGAAGAGGTAGTAGTGACCAGACTTATATCCAGCGTAGCATCCTGCATGATCCAGCACTGGCCCTTCATCGTAGCAAAAGTTCATACCATCTGAGCGAGGAGAACAGAAATGATTTCCTTTGGAGGGATGAGCTACACGAAAGCGCAGGCCTTCACCAGGACACGTCTTTTAACCGTGCATACAGGGACAGCATCAAAGATGCACAGCCTAAGGTGCTCAGGTCCACATCTTTTCGTAGAAAGGACCTGAGTGTCAGCCCTCCTCCTGTCTCAGTCAAACACATGTCCCTTGAGAGGAAGGGGCCTAAGACAAGTCCAAAGCCCACTAACATGTCACCTCACACTCCAAAAGAACGGCATGTTGTTACTCCAGACATGAACGAGAGGATCCTTCCACCAGAACTCCCTAGTGTTCCACCAGTGGGACCTCCAGTCGTGCGTATTGGGGCACGTAAGCGCCTAACTGTGGAGCAAAAAAAGCGGTCATACTCTGAGCCCGAGAACATGCATGAAGTTGGGGTTTCTGACCCAGAAACCACAACCTTAGGCCAGAGGAAACATCCACAACAGCTCCTCATGCCTGAGACCAGTGTGGCAGACCGGCGGCGGATGTTTGAGATGGTGGCAATTCGGAATGCCTGCCCTAAACCATCCTCTTCCCGTCCCGAGCTGAAGCAAATGCAGCAAGATGCCCTGGCTGACTACATGGAGCGTAAAACGGGCTTGAGAATAGATGGCCGCATGCATCGGCCTCATAGTGCCTATTTGCAActtgcctcttcctcctccactgatTCACACAGTCTGTCTTCAACCTCCAGTGTGACCTCATTACAGGAGACTGTGCCTGATAATTCATCTATGATGAACCGTCAGTCTTCTACCCTACCTTCAAACCTGCATAGCTATTTCTACTACAACAGAAACTCTGAAAGGCCCCATATGGAGTACCACCATTCCCTCTACAGACAGCCTAGCAAGACCCGAGAACCTCAGAGACCAACCCGAGCCCCAAGTCTAAGCCAGACCGGCAATCTGGAGCCCTATCATGGGCAGGCGCTTATCCAGCAGAAAGAAGGGCCTTTAGAGAGAGCTGCTTCGGCCAGGAGTTCAGGGAAGTCGGCTTCTGCAGAGGACCTTTTGGATAGAAGAGAGGACAAGGCAGTGCCACAGCACTTCAGAGCCAGATCCTCACCTGCAGTAGAGACATTTCACGAG GACTTCCTGGCAAGAGAAGTTTGTCCATTGGAAGTGGGGTCAAGAGATTCTCTACCTTCTAGGTTACCTACAAACAG GTCAGTGGACAATGTGAAGCCTGAACGGCCAGCTTCGGCTTCGGCTGTGAGAGTGGAGCACTACCAGTTGAACCAGGGTCCCTCTCAGCTCAACACACCTGTAACACGCAGGGAGAAATCGCGGCATGGCGACCGTCCACGTTCACACAGTGCCTCCGGCTTGGCCGCCTCTGTGGGCCTCCCCTGTCCTTTTCAACCTGGCACGGTTACCAGCCAGGACTGGCAGTCCAGCGACAGGCTGTGCCAGGCTAACCTGGATGCCATCACCTTCCCAACCACACCCCAGACTGGCACACAGCAGTTAGAGGTGAGTAAGGGCAGGGCTGGGACTGTCAGACAGAGCTCCACGGATACCAGCACTTCAGAGGACACACTGAAGGACTTCCCCATCGAGGGGGTCTGTCAGCAGAAGGCACCAAAGACACCTGTTGCCCCCCCGCAGGACAGGTCATCCAGTGAGACCGTTTCTCCCTCCCCCCCTGAACTCCCTCCGAAATTGTATCGCAAGTCCCAAAAGAAAGCCCCGCCCTCCCCCCTGCACTTGTCCCACAACCTACCCTCACTACGGATCTCAGAGTCCAACCTCCAGATCACCCCTCTGCCCAGCATCTCCCAGGATGATGATGAAGTTTTTCTCCGGGAGCTAGCACCACCTCCTGCTCCTCTCTCACCAACCCTGCCCATCCGTGAGACTGACATCACTGAGGACTTCCCCCTACCGCCCTCACCGGTGACAGTACTACTTCCTGGTGAAGGAGCTAACTATCAAGGGACAGAGGCCCAGCCACCTTCTAGAACACTGCAGGCGAACAG CTTGGACTACACAGCAGTTCACAGGGGAACTGTGTCTCCAGAAGCCCGGTCAACCCCACTCTTCCCCAGCCCAGATGCCCATCTCCAGTACCAGAGGCTCGGCAGTATCAGCACAGACAAGGAACCGAAGGAGCTGGATCTGGACAACCACCTGCTGTCTAAGAGAGAGAGGTCTGCTGCGGAGCAGAAAGTAGCGGCCCTGGCCAGGGATCTGGTGTCCAGAGACAAATCCCTGACTCTCCTCCTGGACTCATGGGTTGGGAAGAATGCCATGGACCTGATGGAGGAGATATTTCCTGCGGGTGGGCTGTCATCAAGGAGGCAGAGGAGGAGCAGTCTCCAACAGGAAGACAG GAAAGCAGATGGACTTTACAGCTTTCAGGAGGCTCATCCAGCTGACGTCAGACACATGGAAACAGATGTGGATGAAGTGGACACTGACCTCAGGCAGAAACTG GGGGAGCTGCTTCAGGCGCTTGCTGGCTGTATGGACGGCCTGcgaggagagagggagcagTTGGGTGAGGAGCACAAGCGGCTCAGTGTTGTGGGAGAGGCCATGGAGGCTCTGGTACAGGAGCGCTGCAAACCCAACGAACGGGACAAGTACCGCATGTTCATTGGGGACTTGGACAAGATCATCAACCTGCACCTGTCACTCAGCGGCCGACTGGCCCGTGTGGAGAACGCCCTCTCGACACTGGAGAGTGAGCCGGAGACAGAGGACAGTGTGGAAGAGAAG AAATCTCTTCAGCAGAAGCGCAAGCAGCTGTGCAGCCAGCAGGAAGATGCACGGGAGCTAAAGGAGAACCTGGACCGCAGAGAGCGGGTGGTGCTGGACATCCTGGGAGGCTACCTGAGCTCCATGCAGCTACGGGACTACCAGCACTACGTACGCGTGCGCCCGGCCCTGCTCATCAGGCAGCGCCACCTCGACGACCTCATCCGTCAGGGGGAGGAGCAGCTGCTGAGGCTGGGGGAGACGCTGAGTGACGAGACCACGCCACAGCTTTCCCCTTCCCTTTGGAATCCTCTGGGTTCTAAGTCTGTGCCCCGCCCGACTACCGTGACCTCGCTCTGA